The sequence below is a genomic window from Harmonia axyridis chromosome 1, icHarAxyr1.1, whole genome shotgun sequence.
CAGTATCTAATTGAAATGCATGTGATTTTCCATAGATaacaatatttataataaatggtTCTGAATGATGATGCTCATTCAATGAAAACAGAGtattgaaattatcatcaagaaAATTATGATAACCTTTTATCTTATTTTGGCTGTTACCTTTAGTTGGGCACATAGGTGCAATATGACCTTTCTTATTACATAGGTGACAACAACAATTACTGTAACGGCATTGCGCAGTTGCGTGATTCTTTCTGCCACAGATTCTGCATGCTGATCCTCTGACGTCGGCTTGGGTGACGTATTCGATGACgttatgaaatatttgattttcttgCTTAGAAAAAGATGGCGTACCGGAACTTTCTTGCTTCACCTGAAATGACTCCTTGCTGATTGCAATTCTTATTGCATCttcgaatgaaattaaatttgtttCTTCGAAAAGACGATCTCTTACAGGTCTTTTTTCTAGTCCCATGTTGAACCGATCTCTCAGCATTACTTGAAGTTCCGTGGAAAATTCACAGGTAGACATAGATTGAACAATAGTTTGTACGAATCTTCCGACAATATGTTCAAAAACACTGACCTCTTCTGTTTGTCATCTCTTATTGAATTCGCCTCGAAGAAATTTTTCATACGTGGTTTGAAAATTGACCATTCGTTATTGTGAACGTCAAATTCACGCAGATGTCCAATTAACGTGGTAGCTTGTAGGTTCATTGCGTCGGTTTCTGGCATTTTTGATAATGTATAATGTCACAAAAACTGATCACAAAACAGACTCGTCGCCAATTTGTTAGATATTTGGAATATCGCGAAATAATTTCAAGTAAAACTCGATGTGTGCCATTcagttttttattcaatactGATAAATGAAATGATCTACATCGTACATATAGGATGAGGAACATGTGTTGGATAAGGCGTTCCATAgactaataattaataataaatttcaaatatataacactAGGAAAAACTGTTCTACAAGTTTTACACTCCAAACTTTGGGAAAAAGGGTGACTATTTTTTGTCCAGAATAGGGTAAACTGGGAGTCAATAACGGGTAGGATTGCTAACCTTTTTTGTTTCGTATTCCTTGCAGTGAAGTCGTCTTGGGCGCTACTCCAAAGCTCAGGGCTTCTTGGCTTCCTTCTCAGGGTTGCTTCTcaccttaacagttgaaactgaaAGTCTTGAAAGTTTTCCGTACTTTCACGACCGGcacttttttcgaatttcggtTTTCGATGAGTTGCGTCGCACTCTTCTTGTTCGAACTCGATAACGAAAAAccgtattaaaaatattttatcattcaaaatatttcaatatcgaaaaaattttagcatcccatcctcgtcgccaattatgtttttgagatggaaaagCTTGTTcttaaaaaactttatttacaagaaagGACAAAAGGTACAATAAAAACTATCTGTCATGAACTGATAATTgactgatctattattgactgACTAAGAAACAATGcatctgagaatttataacattacttatctttaatgcaaaatgtggcgtgatccagagcgtcacacaaagaatagctaaaataacaaaaatacattgtaagaacaaagAGCGTATTATAGTTACAATGGGCATTTATTCCACCCACATTATCtcgtgtttgaaattgatgagttaacaatattctatcatgaaatataaagtaacaaatgaagattcgaaaatatgtcgtatgatcagaattgggtcgtattatgtaattatatatatttgtaAATCTGAATATAATGTATGAAACCAAATAATACCTTTGAAACTATGAAACCAActgagatatttgaaatatttcagttatacTTGAAATTTGATGACAGTGAAGTAgtctgaatatacagacgaaacGTCGCTTTATTAAGAAGTTGTTTTCAAAAGGCTGTCCTATTCCCATTACCCTTAATCGTTTTTATAGCTGATAAGGACGTGAATATTATTCTATATTCTAGAAAAAAAcatattcttatattttttatttaatttttttcagattcgaTATAGACCTTGTGGCAAAAGGAGGCGATGGCAAGTATTTATGGTCAACGAGTGATCATACAAGAGGTGTTGTTTCCCAGCATGGTCATGTAAGAACTCTGGGTGAtggttcatttgaaatttcggcaGCTATGATGAGGAATCATCACAATCGGGAAACTGTCAAATTTGGCATTCTCAGGCCTGCCAAACTAGAAATAATTGAGCATGATATGGAAGTTGAAGTTGGATATCCTATTCACATACATATTGCTCTTTACGCGGATAAACCACTTACAGAACTTGAAAGGGGGGTATATATACCTTTTACAAGATGTCAGGAACTCCCATTTAAACTCAAATTGTCTAATGATAGATTTAGGCAAAATCGCTCTGATATAATAGAGCCTGTAGGAGTTTCTTGTGCAAATATGGCTTTAGTAGGTTTTTCACATGGTTCTACTAAGGTAACAATATCTTACATGGTCAATGGAAAACTTCTAGAAGATTCAGCCACAATTTATGCGTATAAACCCATTAAACTTGAACAACCAACAGCTGATGTAGTATTGGCTGTTGGTTCATTAGGTCGACTGGTTTTCACTGGAGGTCCTCAGCCAGTTCTTTCAAAACCAATGGAACATTATCGAGTTGTAACCACATCCAATCCAGAAATAGCCTCAGTGAAAGATATAACCAATCCTCATTCCATGTTGATTGAGGATTTTACTGTTATTAAAGTTATTTGTCTAAAACTAGGTGAAACTgacttattattgaaaataagtaATAGTCCAATAATGCCTAATTGTGGAACGTCCCCAGGCAGCGCAAGTGTCAAAATATACTGTAGTAAACCAAGAAGTATTCAGTTAACTCCAGAAATACAAGTTGTAGATGTACACACTTGCCCTCTTGATATAACTGCTGAAAATGTTATGGTTCAAAGCAATAGGGATATTGAATTAGATGTCATTGTGTTGGATCATATGGGACGTAGATTTCTTaatatttcaagtttcttaTTTGATTGGAGGGTTGATTCAAATGCAGAGTTAGGAACTATGGCAGTGTATTTGAGACCTCATACATTTGGTAGTGTTCTTATACCCCACAGAAGCTATCAAGTAGTAAAACCTAAAATAGATAAAGGAACAATTGATGTTTCTGCGAGTATCAAAAGCTATAATATGTCTTATTTGGAACCACTTGGTATTATACCAGAATGGCCAGAATTTATGACCCAAGACGATCGACTAAATGATGCACTTCCTCCCATTTCAACTAAACTTCAACTAACGCTTGTTGAGGATATAACATTGAGTCCTAATGAATCTACTCTATACAATAATCCTGGTAATAAAGAAATGATTGACATTCTTCATGGCTCTGGGTATTACCAGTTACACTTAAGTTCAGATTCTATTGCTCGAGTTAAATATTTAGAGAAAACTcatcaaattgaaattgttcCTGTAGAGACTGGAGAACTTATTGTTCAAGTTGTTGATTTATGTTTACCTACAGCCCCTGTTACCGCAGTTATCAATATAATTGCTGTTGGTATAATAAGGGTTGAAATGTCTGATAAAATTGAAGTTGGAAAATGTATACATTCTACCGTTAGGCTTTATGATGAACATGATAATCTCATTATGTTGGAAAGTATTAGTATAATTGCCTTAAACTATATGCAAACAAAAGAAATAGTAACACTCCAAAGGTTGTTATATGATGAAGGTGAAAGCTGGCCTCCTGGTGAAGTGCATTATTTAGTAACTGGAATAGAAGttggcaaaacaaaattgaCATTTTTAGTCAATAATGGTTTCCTAGAGGTACAGAGTGCTCCAATAGAAATACAAGTGTTTGAACCCTTAGAAATCTATCCCAAAAATGGATCTCTTTTAGTTGGGTCTTCTATTCAAATAACTACAAGGGGTGGCCCTATACCTCATCTTTCTTTAGAATATATTGTGGAACCCTCAGATATTGCCACTGTAACCAATAAAGGCATCATTACAGGAAAAGCTGTTggtgaaacaaaaattaattgtaAATCTATCGGATTACATCCTACCACTGGTAAAAAAGTTGTATATTCAGAAGACAAAACATCTTTGCGAGTAATTATTTTACCTTCCATCAAAATTTCTGCCCCCCTAAGCCGTTTTAAAGTAGGTGCTGAGGTTCCACTTTGGATAAGTGGTATTCCAGAAAGTCTCTCTCCGATGGTTCTAGGAACTGTAGCAGATCCAGCGATTCAGTTTGATTGGTATCTAGAAGATCAGCAAATTGCTAAATTAGAATACCAGTTCGAAGAAGTTGGTGAGTTTCAATATATTCTTGAGAAAGAACTGAGTTAATTTCTGGCTATTTTCAGGTATTCTTTATAAAAAGCAAGATCGTATTGCTGTGAAATTGACTGGCCTTGTCCCAGGTCGTACTAAAGTTATTTTGAATGCCACATTACCTGGCAATTCAACCGATTTGGATGGAAAAAGTTTTGTTATGTTCTCAACTTTTATGGACATAGAAGTGTTTGATGATTTGAAACTCACAGTACCCAATAGATTTATTAAATCTTGGATTCTTATTGCTCCTCATTCTCATTTGAGATTGGAAACAAATTTTGATGACACACCTAGTATTTCATATAAGTACGttcttttttgatttattattaatgGGTGACCTAGAGAAACCATTACATTTAGAAAAAAAGTTCTTCACTTATACAAAATCTTTGTGGGAATATGCCACTTGTCTCTATATTTCAGAACCACATGATTTGGAAAAAGTTCATCCACCTTTCGTGCGCTCCATGGAATGTTCGGTACCGATATCTCGCATTTATACCAACTGAACACAAACAACCTACGTGGTCACAGTTTAAAACTCTGAAAGTTTTCGTGCAAAGTGCcgcgaatatttcatttctaatagAGTGTTCAGTGTATGGAATAGACTCCCCGGTGACGTCGTGAATGCACCTTCCGTAAATACCTTCAAGAACAGACTTGACGCCTGGTTTGAAAATGAGTTCCGCATCTGAACATTCTGTTTATGCTCTTAATTTTGTGTTTGTTACTGGTTCTTGGTTCTATTACTGTTGTCTGTATATATAGTATGTTCAACTATTTTTTCACCTTTCTTTGAGTTCATAGGCTTTTGTCTCTACTCTGTAatttctttaataataataataataatacattttctCAGTGAGCAGTGGCTCTGTTGTAGATGGAAATTGGCTTCATTGAAAAAGATAACTAGAGTATCTAATTTATCGTGAAGAAGAATTTGCATCCAACtctttggtttctttcaactcccGCACATAAAATcttttattgatgaaattggAAATTTCCTGAAAATTCTACTGACAGAGTCACAACCATATATAACATTAACGCAACTGCCTGTAGTTGAACTGAATGTTCCTAATAATAGGATTCACATATAAGACCTGAAAAGTTCtagacattttttttataattatagtttAGGTCGAAGAATGTAactcgaatatttcaaaaaaatcttgaatagTATACTCCGTTACTATCAGGTACAGTATATATCTCTTGGTCAACGACAACATCTAGTTTATAAATCCAGGGTCGTCTCAAGCGTCAAAAATAGGGATGAACGTATGCGAATTTTAAGCAGGCGCTGTTACGAACAAAGCTTAGGGGTGATACGGGATTAATCATTGCTGTTCTCGATATCTGAGTGTTTCCCGTTGTCATGCTCAACTTAATGGTTTTTTTCCTCATCCTTTTGCCGGTGATTCTAAAACATTAAATCCACCTCATAATCGTTGATCGGGTAGGGACGACTTTATAATGGCTGACGTTTCTCATGATCATCTTGTGGTTCAGCATTTCTCATTTATATTTCTTTTAGATTACAAGGGCAATTTTCTATGAAAgaaagaatattagaaaaggAAAAAGAAATAATTGCATTCAATGGTATCGTTGGGCTCTCTAAAACTGGGAATATTGTAACATATGACTCTCTTGGAACCTCTCTTATTATTGTAACAGCTAGAGATGAATACGGACTAAAACAAGAATTGCTTATAATTGTTGAGGTTTGtgtttccttaaaaaaaaaataccataataagattatgatttttttgatgCAGGTAAAAGAGGTACACTATATGATGTTTGAGGTGAAATCTGATTGGTATTCTCCTGCAACAAAGAACTTAAGATACTTACCAGGAGGCGTCGAATTTGAATTGCAAGCCGCTTATTATGacaatattggaaataaattcGATGCTGGTCCAGTGAATGTTCAAATACGTAATAGTAGATGTGATCTGGTACGTGTGAAAACAGGATCAACAAATAGCTCAGTCCATATTTCGACAAAGAAGCTTGGGCATACTGTATTGAAAATGTGGGCAGATGGTATCAAGAACACAGCTTTTTACGTAAAATTACATGTGGAGTTATGTATCAAACCGACATTGGTAAGACAATTTTCTATAATATATCGATAttcttatttaattt
It includes:
- the LOC123676965 gene encoding nuclear pore membrane glycoprotein 210 isoform X2; protein product: MGIIRETSILTIIFCIVLAYTFVESSKLNVPRVLLPIFKDFNPNFTLEATEEDDSCFKWKTTLPEALKLIPLEEDPFLKCSKKIIVTATGKVSVKTIAIVIAEDINSDNSLRCVVTFDHITSLSVVSKTRELYLTEAPEVFEIRALDSQGNEFSSLQGVEFNWRIQTMGRVKDAEIIRCLPFSVYDYEAPDDITQLEAQNKKGNMAVLEGVQTGAANVIVTLSYVEYAFLAPLEVPMTVAANIILQPSEVFLMAGDYIQYTVHIIKNGEMEQIPLPSQNQKYQIDTRDYKVAKVSRTHGLVYAMDLGTTEVYLIDKNLPSTDDSFLKPPSAVVHVVVPYHMTLAVLPYRNWNVFIGEKHDVVAEVFTKTEHKLTLGLGVQVDMLFSSHFQVEEKSKNGTWISGWCAKKGVAIIDATLQTVANPVYGSFKMDRPIQSRGEMMIFPRIKITPPEVMLPWDESVKPKFDIDLVAKGGDGKYLWSTSDHTRGVVSQHGHVRTLGDGSFEISAAMMRNHHNRETVKFGILRPAKLEIIEHDMEVEVGYPIHIHIALYADKPLTELERGVYIPFTRCQELPFKLKLSNDRFRQNRSDIIEPVGVSCANMALVGFSHGSTKVTISYMVNGKLLEDSATIYAYKPIKLEQPTADVVLAVGSLGRLVFTGGPQPVLSKPMEHYRVVTTSNPEIASVKDITNPHSMLIEDFTVIKVICLKLGETDLLLKISNSPIMPNCGTSPGSASVKIYCSKPRSIQLTPEIQVVDVHTCPLDITAENVMVQSNRDIELDVIVLDHMGRRFLNISSFLFDWRVDSNAELGTMAVYLRPHTFGSVLIPHRSYQVVKPKIDKGTIDVSASIKSYNMSYLEPLGIIPEWPEFMTQDDRLNDALPPISTKLQLTLVEDITLSPNESTLYNNPGNKEMIDILHGSGYYQLHLSSDSIARVKYLEKTHQIEIVPVETGELIVQVVDLCLPTAPVTAVINIIAVGIIRVEMSDKIEVGKCIHSTVRLYDEHDNLIMLESISIIALNYMQTKEIVTLQRLLYDEGESWPPGEVHYLVTGIEVGKTKLTFLVNNGFLEVQSAPIEIQVFEPLEIYPKNGSLLVGSSIQITTRGGPIPHLSLEYIVEPSDIATVTNKGIITGKAVGETKINCKSIGLHPTTGKKVVYSEDKTSLRVIILPSIKISAPLSRFKVGAEVPLWISGIPESLSPMVLGTVADPAIQFDWYLEDQQIAKLEYQFEEVGILYKKQDRIAVKLTGLVPGRTKVILNATLPGNSTDLDGKSFVMFSTFMDIEVFDDLKLTVPNRFIKSWILIAPHSHLRLETNFDDTPSISYKLQGQFSMKERILEKEKEIIAFNGIVGLSKTGNIVTYDSLGTSLIIVTARDEYGLKQELLIIVEVKEVHYMMFEVKSDWYSPATKNLRYLPGGVEFELQAAYYDNIGNKFDAGPVNVQIRNSRCDLVRVKTGSTNSSVHISTKKLGHTVLKMWADGIKNTAFYVKLHVELCIKPTLTHLTRGDIVCLFSPLVSRGYHGHWLSSDKTLVSFIDGAEDIAIVSGNREGMVVLTNSLHPSAPKHLQVLPVRDIVLTPAEQGTIITNSEVNTVFRTHVVLHSELSVDIKFSNLIAGFPCHDHVSKMITDYPFSCHIAFTNRSKTIKANDLFKVRSIFLPSTGQYACEVMSLGKNQSEASVLETAVYIFAMSLDDPDIVSHKLKVPFLPGVWAPSEINLNENGIGQLSITGLPKILNELMMVLVPNVRASFPLNLRSSYFLATLERKVRSVMLKASSLMTVMRIGVLSSASVLFALKYSWIRVMSFLPTQVYCT
- the LOC123676965 gene encoding nuclear pore membrane glycoprotein 210 isoform X1, which gives rise to MGIIRETSILTIIFCIVLAYTFVESSKLNVPRVLLPIFKDFNPNFTLEATEEDDSCFKWKTTLPEALKLIPLEEDPFLKCSKKIIVTATGKVSVKTIAIVIAEDINSDNSLRCVVTFDHITSLSVVSKTRELYLTEAPEVFEIRALDSQGNEFSSLQGVEFNWRIQTMGRVKDAEIIRCLPFSVYDYEAPDDITQLEAQNKKGNMAVLEGVQTGAANVIVTLSYVEYAFLAPLEVPMTVAANIILQPSEVFLMAGDYIQYTVHIIKNGEMEQIPLPSQNQKYQIDTRDYKVAKVSRTHGLVYAMDLGTTEVYLIDKNLPSTDDSFLKPPSAVVHVVVPYHMTLAVLPYRNWNVFIGEKHDVVAEVFTKTEHKLTLGLGVQVDMLFSSHFQVEEKSKNGTWISGWCAKKGVAIIDATLQTVANPVYGSFKMDRPIQSRGEMMIFPRIKITPPEVMLPWDESVKPKFDIDLVAKGGDGKYLWSTSDHTRGVVSQHGHVRTLGDGSFEISAAMMRNHHNRETVKFGILRPAKLEIIEHDMEVEVGYPIHIHIALYADKPLTELERGVYIPFTRCQELPFKLKLSNDRFRQNRSDIIEPVGVSCANMALVGFSHGSTKVTISYMVNGKLLEDSATIYAYKPIKLEQPTADVVLAVGSLGRLVFTGGPQPVLSKPMEHYRVVTTSNPEIASVKDITNPHSMLIEDFTVIKVICLKLGETDLLLKISNSPIMPNCGTSPGSASVKIYCSKPRSIQLTPEIQVVDVHTCPLDITAENVMVQSNRDIELDVIVLDHMGRRFLNISSFLFDWRVDSNAELGTMAVYLRPHTFGSVLIPHRSYQVVKPKIDKGTIDVSASIKSYNMSYLEPLGIIPEWPEFMTQDDRLNDALPPISTKLQLTLVEDITLSPNESTLYNNPGNKEMIDILHGSGYYQLHLSSDSIARVKYLEKTHQIEIVPVETGELIVQVVDLCLPTAPVTAVINIIAVGIIRVEMSDKIEVGKCIHSTVRLYDEHDNLIMLESISIIALNYMQTKEIVTLQRLLYDEGESWPPGEVHYLVTGIEVGKTKLTFLVNNGFLEVQSAPIEIQVFEPLEIYPKNGSLLVGSSIQITTRGGPIPHLSLEYIVEPSDIATVTNKGIITGKAVGETKINCKSIGLHPTTGKKVVYSEDKTSLRVIILPSIKISAPLSRFKVGAEVPLWISGIPESLSPMVLGTVADPAIQFDWYLEDQQIAKLEYQFEEVGILYKKQDRIAVKLTGLVPGRTKVILNATLPGNSTDLDGKSFVMFSTFMDIEVFDDLKLTVPNRFIKSWILIAPHSHLRLETNFDDTPSISYKLQGQFSMKERILEKEKEIIAFNGIVGLSKTGNIVTYDSLGTSLIIVTARDEYGLKQELLIIVEVKEVHYMMFEVKSDWYSPATKNLRYLPGGVEFELQAAYYDNIGNKFDAGPVNVQIRNSRCDLVRVKTGSTNSSVHISTKKLGHTVLKMWADGIKNTAFYVKLHVELCIKPTLTHLTRGDIVCLFSPLVSRGYHGHWLSSDKTLVSFIDGAEDIAIVSGNREGMVVLTNSLHPSAPKHLQVLPVRDIVLTPAEQGTIITNSEVNTVFRTHVVLHSELSVDIKFSNLIAGFPCHDHVSKMITDYPFSCHIAFTNRSKTIKANDLFKVRSIFLPSTGQYACEVMSLGKNQSEASVLETAVYIFAMSLDDPDIVSHKLKVPFLPGVWAPSEINLNENGIGQLSITGLPKILNELMVFPSDSSILYVSNGKTDGYRVIHDIQVLDYHWRLADVSDAMSIIIVSRLTNQTFPVLVKVKSGFSMGEACLAKQAPIMAFLHKYRHSLAIICSMLVIFFTSFYAYSRYLQPVVNVNLVEGRSMSTGRTASPSCAAIGNYSINTNSAHPPNCPCTPCAGRNEPVYGDVSTFYNTSPEIRRNRRFL